A single window of Nasonia vitripennis strain AsymCx chromosome 4, Nvit_psr_1.1, whole genome shotgun sequence DNA harbors:
- the LOC100680006 gene encoding uncharacterized protein LOC100680006, translated as MAPKKGGKKRVRIQSGHEARFIEKINSRRRRSNKSKRTLKSRIPRKSIQKAGSRPGSNRTHRPTVSELVYQFLERASDRGMMCKQKSSAPRQFRKLQRRKLSRKPDASPGKALGLKSSADEEERRSYEFPYESLPSEAGNKSIEKCIYEVLSLGTVLGLLVPVNKKGAVFRVSSDLELFKKKRDGNRAARKR; from the exons ATGGCTCCGAAGAAAGGCGGCAAAAAGCGCGTGAGGATTCAGTCGGGTCACGAAGCCAGATTCATCGAGAAAATAAATTCGCGGCGTCGTCGCAGCAACAAGTCAAAG CGCACACTCAAGTCGAGAATCCCCCGAAAATCGATCCAAAAGGCCGGCAGTCGTCCGGGCAGTAATCGGACGCACCGTCCGACGGTGTCGGAGCTGGTCTACCAGTTCCTCGAGCGCGCCTCGGACCGCGGAATGATGTGCAAGCAGAAAAGCAGCGCCCCCAGGCAGTTCCGCAAGCTCCAACGGCGAAAGCTCTCCCGCAAGCCCGACGCTTCGCCCGGTAAAGCGCTGGGCTTGAAAAGCTCCGCGGACGAGGAGGAGCGGAGGAGTTACGAGTTTCCGTACGAGAGCTTACCCTCGGAGGCGG GAAACAAGAGTATAGAGAAGTGCATATACGAAGTTCTCTCTTTGGGCACAGTGCTGGGCTTGCTGGTACCGGTGAACAAGAAGGGAGCGGTCTTCCGCGTATCCTCGGATCTGGAGCTTTTCAAGAAAAAACGGGACGGCAATCGAGCCGCTCGTAAGCGTTGA